A stretch of the bacterium genome encodes the following:
- a CDS encoding UTP--glucose-1-phosphate uridylyltransferase, whose amino-acid sequence MKLPRKAIIAAAGMGTRFLPQTKAMPKEMLPIIDKPVIQWVVEEAVAAGVTDIIIVTGSTKRAIEDHFDRAIELEEDLIAKGKTKQAEQIKHIAEMANFIYVRQKGLPVGNARPILNAAHLIDDEPFFVFFADDFFTGQTPRAVQLLEHYKRTPKSVIALYEVPREDTNKYGIASASLDHDNLYAIDALIEKPGPDKAPSNFASIGGYLLTPEILPLLQALEPAHDGEIRIPDALNTLARQGGLYGCLIEGQFHDTGSPEVYIKTIIDVALTHPELSDDIRSYLRHKL is encoded by the coding sequence ATGAAGCTTCCACGCAAAGCAATCATCGCCGCTGCTGGTATGGGCACTCGATTTCTCCCCCAGACAAAAGCCATGCCGAAGGAGATGCTGCCTATAATCGATAAGCCCGTCATTCAGTGGGTAGTCGAGGAAGCTGTCGCGGCAGGTGTCACTGACATCATTATCGTCACCGGCTCAACCAAACGAGCCATCGAGGATCATTTTGATCGAGCTATCGAGCTTGAAGAAGACCTCATCGCTAAAGGCAAAACCAAACAGGCTGAGCAGATCAAGCATATCGCCGAGATGGCAAACTTTATCTACGTACGTCAGAAAGGCCTCCCAGTCGGGAATGCACGTCCGATTCTCAATGCCGCCCATTTGATTGACGACGAACCGTTCTTTGTGTTTTTCGCCGACGATTTCTTCACTGGACAAACGCCACGCGCCGTCCAATTGCTTGAGCACTATAAGCGTACCCCAAAAAGCGTAATCGCACTCTACGAAGTGCCTCGCGAGGACACCAATAAGTACGGCATAGCCTCAGCCTCCCTAGATCATGACAATCTCTATGCCATTGACGCCCTAATCGAAAAACCAGGGCCCGACAAAGCACCATCAAACTTTGCCTCTATTGGAGGCTATCTTCTCACCCCTGAGATTCTGCCTCTTCTCCAAGCGCTTGAGCCTGCTCATGACGGCGAGATTCGCATTCCAGATGCCCTCAACACTCTCGCACGGCAAGGCGGGCTGTATGGCTGCCTCATCGAAGGGCAATTCCACGACACCGGATCACCAGAAGTCTATATCAAGACGATTATCGACGTAGCCTTAACTCATCCCGAGCTCTCCGACGACATTCGTTCTTACCTGCGTCATAAGCTGTAA
- a CDS encoding IS1595 family transposase, protein MENKYLKHSHTSEAQFRRIIRLFCEDMTAVQVASLTGLNRNTVNRLLTHIRQMIARHCEATSPLSGEVGIDESYFGPRRIRGRRGHGAGKKVVVFGLLKRQGKVYTQIVPNVSRDTLKQIVQAKVEPDSTIYSDGWKSYDGLVDWSYKRHYRVNHGANEFVRGNSHINGIENFLGIAKVRLAKLRGLRQDHFNLHLKECEFRYNMRHEDMYRELLKILRKDASG, encoded by the coding sequence ATGGAGAACAAGTATCTCAAGCATTCACATACTTCTGAGGCTCAATTCAGACGAATTATCCGGTTGTTTTGCGAAGATATGACAGCCGTTCAAGTGGCATCCTTGACTGGCTTGAATCGTAATACAGTGAACCGTTTACTAACACACATCCGCCAGATGATTGCCCGCCATTGTGAAGCTACCTCCCCACTGTCTGGTGAGGTAGGGATAGATGAAAGCTACTTTGGCCCCAGGCGAATTCGGGGCAGACGTGGTCATGGTGCCGGCAAGAAGGTCGTTGTGTTTGGTTTGCTAAAGCGTCAGGGCAAAGTCTACACTCAAATTGTCCCCAATGTCAGTAGAGATACCTTAAAACAGATTGTACAAGCAAAAGTTGAGCCAGATAGCACCATCTACTCTGATGGCTGGAAGAGCTATGACGGGTTGGTGGATTGGAGCTATAAACGACACTACCGTGTCAATCACGGCGCCAATGAGTTTGTCAGAGGCAACAGTCACATTAACGGCATTGAAAACTTCTTGGGTATTGCCAAGGTGCGTCTAGCAAAGCTAAGAGGACTCAGACAAGATCATTTTAACCTCCATCTCAAGGAGTGTGAGTTCAGGTATAATATGCGTCATGAAGACATGTATCGCGAGCTACTTAAAATCTTACGAAAGGACGCTTCAGGCTAG
- a CDS encoding Crp/Fnr family transcriptional regulator — MKHLKTYFEKLQKRTFQKGDVLLHQDESGEEVYFVTDGYLKAYTIADDGDEKLISILGPGDVINLESVFFKGYAHRYYFEALTSGVIKIKDTKSLEQELTKDPDVLMGLVRYVMARNDELAQTLDNILQAKSDTKLVNYLALLVQRFGTEVRDGIITLPFPLSHAQLASMVGTTRETMTVQLRQLTKAGVIKPAKSGLFRNRLSGFEINLEKLREFTEV, encoded by the coding sequence ATGAAGCATTTGAAGACATACTTCGAAAAACTCCAGAAGCGCACCTTTCAAAAGGGCGATGTGCTATTGCATCAGGATGAGTCTGGCGAAGAAGTATACTTTGTGACCGATGGCTACCTCAAGGCCTACACCATCGCTGATGATGGTGATGAGAAACTCATTAGCATCCTCGGACCGGGCGACGTCATAAATCTTGAGTCTGTATTCTTCAAGGGGTATGCTCATCGGTATTATTTCGAAGCTCTCACCAGTGGCGTCATCAAGATAAAGGACACCAAATCCCTCGAGCAGGAGCTCACCAAGGACCCCGACGTACTCATGGGGCTCGTGCGTTACGTCATGGCACGCAATGATGAGCTTGCTCAAACCCTCGACAATATCTTGCAAGCCAAATCTGACACCAAGCTCGTGAATTATCTCGCGCTGCTCGTGCAACGCTTTGGTACCGAAGTACGTGATGGCATCATCACACTTCCATTCCCCCTGTCTCACGCTCAGCTCGCCAGCATGGTCGGTACGACGCGCGAGACGATGACCGTGCAGCTTCGTCAGCTTACTAAGGCTGGTGTCATCAAGCCCGCCAAGTCTGGACTTTTCCGCAATCGTCTCTCGGGCTTCGAGATTAATCTCGAAAAACTCCGCGAATTTACTGAGGTATAA
- the tgt gene encoding tRNA guanosine(34) transglycosylase Tgt — protein MKMLQTNHGDVRLPAFFPDATRATIKSVDTEGVKTTGTPGMVMNTYHLANMGLVDVIAEQGGLHNFTGWDRPIITDSGGFQAMSLVREFNTGGRLTDDGVSFQDAAGNKLMLTPESCIDYQLKLGSDIIMILDDCTKPDMPLSEQLKSVERTIKWAKRARTHFDKVTKGMKQKPLLFGIVQGGGDRELRRKCATELVKLNFDGYGYGGFPINDKNELQVETLQAVVDDTPADAIKYAMGVGTPEQIVACVRMGYDLFDVVIPTREARHRKLYVWNDRPEELDLDKPFYDTVTMKNLSLRDVQGPIDSHCDCETCQHYSASYVHAMFRANLSVAERMASIHNLRFYAKLMELLQK, from the coding sequence ATGAAAATGCTTCAGACAAACCATGGCGACGTGCGGCTCCCCGCATTCTTTCCAGATGCCACACGCGCGACCATTAAATCCGTCGATACTGAAGGCGTGAAGACGACCGGCACCCCTGGGATGGTGATGAATACCTACCATCTGGCGAATATGGGCCTGGTCGATGTGATTGCTGAGCAGGGTGGATTGCACAACTTCACGGGATGGGATCGGCCGATTATTACTGACTCAGGAGGTTTTCAGGCGATGAGCTTGGTGCGCGAGTTTAATACTGGGGGCAGATTGACAGATGATGGCGTGAGTTTTCAGGATGCGGCTGGTAATAAGCTGATGTTGACGCCCGAGAGCTGCATTGATTATCAGTTGAAACTCGGTAGTGACATAATTATGATCCTGGATGATTGCACGAAGCCCGATATGCCACTCTCGGAGCAGCTTAAAAGTGTGGAGCGCACGATCAAGTGGGCGAAGCGAGCACGCACGCATTTTGACAAAGTTACGAAAGGTATGAAACAGAAACCACTGCTTTTTGGTATTGTACAGGGTGGAGGAGATCGTGAACTTCGCCGCAAGTGCGCTACTGAGCTCGTCAAGCTCAACTTCGATGGCTATGGCTATGGCGGATTTCCGATTAATGACAAAAATGAGCTGCAAGTCGAGACCTTGCAAGCAGTTGTAGATGATACGCCAGCAGACGCCATCAAATATGCAATGGGTGTGGGCACGCCTGAGCAGATCGTGGCCTGTGTGCGTATGGGCTATGACTTATTCGATGTTGTGATCCCGACTCGAGAAGCGCGCCATCGTAAACTGTATGTATGGAATGATAGGCCAGAAGAACTTGATCTTGATAAGCCATTTTATGACACGGTGACAATGAAGAATCTCAGCTTGCGAGATGTGCAAGGACCAATTGACTCGCATTGTGATTGCGAGACGTGTCAGCATTATTCGGCAAGTTATGTCCACGCGATGTTTCGCGCTAATTTATCGGTTGCTGAGCGCATGGCGAGCATTCATAATTTGCGCTTCTATGCCAAGCTGATGGAGCTACTTCAGAAATAA
- a CDS encoding ABC transporter ATP-binding protein: MQDIIRILKYSSSLKKYYIAIALFVVVLAALNLVQPFLTKWLVDLMTSYMQGEAITIRDAIVPLGLMLVSGILVAFLSNLNGYLGDRMAVKLNSLLSQRYYDHLMRLPVQYYDSEQTGKITARLERSIASLSQLMNALANNFIQFFLTAFVTLVAIALYSWPIALLLTVIFPSYIYITHLSSNAYQKKQMRINQSLDVANGRFVESIGQVRVVKSFVREAGELAFFASKRRKIEDIARDQSIEWHRYDMYRRLALGVIFFLIFVVITWQALGGAYSVGTAVLLITLSNQAQFPLFGASFMIEGIQRAQADSRDYFEVMSTEPAITDVDKAQSLKVSGGEIRFDNVTFAYEKGGTVLRNASFAIPAHSKVALVGESGEGKSTIANLIVRFYEAQSGQILIDGTPIQSVSQESLRKQVGIVFQDPSLFSGTIEENIAYGLGRHYTRSELQAAAKMANADGFIQELPKGYKTEVGERGIRLSGGQKQRIIIARALLKNPPILILDEATSSLDAKAEYQVQEALERLMKGRTTIIIAHRLSTIAGVDMIIGLKGGKIAEQGAPTELARKRDGIYAELLRLQTASTESVKKKLQKFDIAA, translated from the coding sequence ATGCAGGACATCATTAGAATTCTCAAATACAGTTCGAGCTTGAAAAAATACTACATAGCTATTGCCTTATTTGTGGTCGTGCTGGCTGCTCTCAATCTAGTCCAGCCGTTTCTGACGAAGTGGTTGGTAGATCTCATGACGAGCTATATGCAAGGCGAGGCGATTACTATTCGTGATGCGATTGTGCCGCTTGGGCTGATGTTGGTCAGTGGGATTCTCGTAGCGTTTTTATCAAATCTGAATGGTTATTTGGGTGATCGTATGGCAGTGAAGCTTAATTCGCTGCTTTCGCAGCGGTATTACGATCACTTGATGCGATTACCGGTTCAGTACTATGACTCTGAGCAAACCGGCAAGATCACGGCCCGTTTGGAGCGCAGTATCGCTAGCTTATCGCAGCTTATGAACGCTCTGGCAAATAACTTTATACAGTTCTTTCTGACGGCCTTTGTGACATTGGTGGCGATTGCCCTTTACTCGTGGCCGATCGCACTACTACTGACCGTCATCTTCCCGAGCTACATTTACATTACGCACTTATCGAGCAATGCCTATCAAAAGAAGCAGATGCGAATCAATCAGAGCCTTGATGTGGCAAATGGTCGCTTCGTTGAATCAATAGGCCAAGTACGTGTCGTCAAGAGCTTCGTACGTGAGGCCGGGGAGCTGGCTTTCTTCGCGAGTAAGCGGCGTAAGATCGAGGACATTGCTCGTGATCAGTCAATTGAGTGGCATCGATACGATATGTATCGACGCTTGGCTCTTGGTGTTATATTCTTCCTGATTTTTGTTGTCATCACCTGGCAGGCGCTCGGCGGCGCATATTCGGTTGGTACGGCCGTGCTCTTGATTACGCTATCGAACCAAGCCCAGTTTCCGCTTTTTGGTGCGAGCTTTATGATCGAGGGTATACAGCGTGCTCAGGCTGATAGTCGCGATTATTTCGAGGTGATGAGTACTGAACCAGCGATTACTGATGTGGATAAGGCGCAGTCTCTGAAGGTATCGGGTGGGGAAATTCGTTTTGATAATGTGACATTTGCGTATGAAAAGGGCGGCACCGTATTGCGCAATGCCAGCTTTGCTATCCCGGCACATAGCAAGGTCGCGTTGGTTGGTGAGAGTGGTGAAGGCAAATCAACGATCGCAAATCTGATTGTGCGATTTTATGAAGCGCAGTCGGGTCAGATCCTGATCGACGGTACGCCAATCCAGAGCGTATCGCAGGAGAGCTTACGTAAGCAGGTGGGAATTGTATTCCAAGACCCGTCACTGTTTTCAGGCACGATTGAAGAGAATATTGCCTATGGTCTAGGGCGTCACTACACGCGCTCAGAATTGCAGGCGGCGGCGAAGATGGCAAATGCTGATGGTTTTATACAAGAACTGCCGAAAGGGTATAAGACTGAGGTGGGTGAACGCGGTATCAGGTTGTCGGGCGGACAAAAGCAACGTATTATTATTGCTCGCGCATTACTCAAGAATCCACCGATCCTCATTCTCGATGAGGCAACTAGCTCACTTGACGCAAAGGCCGAGTATCAAGTGCAGGAGGCGCTGGAACGTCTTATGAAGGGGCGCACCACGATCATTATTGCTCACCGATTAAGCACCATTGCGGGCGTAGACATGATCATTGGCTTGAAGGGTGGCAAGATCGCCGAACAGGGCGCACCAACCGAGCTGGCACGTAAGCGTGATGGTATTTATGCTGAGCTGCTAAGACTCCAAACAGCAAGTACGGAGAGCGTCAAGAAAAAACTACAGAAATTTGATATCGCTGCATAA
- a CDS encoding GTP-binding protein, with product MSKHPITTSHKIPILAVTGFLGSGKTTFVNHLLREPHGLKIGVVVNDFGSINIDAELVAGKTDKQLELSNGCICCSLETLDLQEAIAQFAYVGSDIDLIVIEASGLAEPRDLALNLRDMKGIGVRLDAIITVIDAEHVIENAKEHANAADQLEFTDFIIINKTDLVDEARIDEIKQLIDMTNPRARVFETVKADVDIRLLTDPDRVWGSAEPHSHDDHGHNHDHHKHLHEKFTHLSIELSEPIHPMKFQEFVNNKIPKGVYRAKGFINLGSKGHNRKYIFQLVGTRSELYWDNWNKEGKPGTRIVFIGSDFDKKQLETDLRACIDPEPDAPLEGIELRLPQKWEG from the coding sequence ATGTCCAAACACCCAATCACCACCTCTCACAAAATACCCATTCTCGCCGTCACCGGCTTCCTTGGCAGTGGTAAAACAACCTTCGTCAATCACCTGCTCCGCGAGCCACATGGCCTGAAGATCGGTGTGGTCGTCAATGACTTTGGGAGTATCAATATCGATGCTGAGCTCGTCGCCGGTAAGACCGATAAACAGCTCGAACTATCGAATGGCTGCATCTGCTGCTCGCTCGAGACGCTTGACCTCCAGGAAGCAATTGCGCAGTTTGCGTATGTCGGCTCCGACATCGACCTCATCGTCATCGAAGCCAGCGGCCTCGCCGAGCCGCGCGATCTGGCGCTAAACCTTCGCGACATGAAGGGCATCGGCGTGCGCCTCGATGCCATAATCACAGTCATTGATGCCGAGCACGTTATAGAGAATGCCAAAGAGCATGCAAATGCTGCAGATCAGCTTGAGTTTACTGACTTCATCATTATCAATAAGACTGATCTCGTCGATGAAGCGCGTATTGATGAGATCAAGCAACTCATCGACATGACAAATCCCCGCGCGCGAGTCTTTGAAACTGTCAAAGCGGACGTCGACATTCGATTACTCACCGACCCCGATCGGGTCTGGGGCTCCGCCGAACCACACAGCCATGACGACCATGGTCATAACCACGACCATCACAAGCATCTCCACGAGAAGTTTACACACCTCTCTATCGAACTCTCAGAACCGATTCACCCCATGAAATTTCAAGAATTTGTGAATAACAAGATTCCGAAGGGCGTGTATCGAGCAAAAGGTTTTATCAATCTAGGCAGCAAGGGCCATAATCGCAAATACATCTTTCAGCTCGTCGGTACTCGTTCCGAGCTGTATTGGGACAACTGGAATAAAGAGGGAAAGCCTGGCACACGGATCGTGTTTATCGGATCGGACTTCGATAAGAAGCAGCTTGAAACCGACCTGCGCGCCTGCATCGACCCTGAACCGGATGCCCCACTCGAAGGTATCGAACTTCGCCTTCCACAAAAGTGGGAGGGGTAG